A genome region from Hevea brasiliensis isolate MT/VB/25A 57/8 chromosome 7, ASM3005281v1, whole genome shotgun sequence includes the following:
- the LOC110643037 gene encoding BTB/POZ domain-containing protein At5g48800 isoform X1 — translation MNNFTIHQQLHLHLQLCLLPPFFHSLFLHSLVYSLFPSLSMDKLHHHQQLQQQQLSLAKCSRQRCNEWIFRDVPSDITIEVSGGTFALHKFPLVSRSGRIRKLVAEHRDADISRVELLNLPGGAESFELAAKFCYGINFEITSANVAQLCCVSDYLEMTEEFSKDNLGSRAEEYLESVVCKNLEMCVEVLQQCENLLPLADDLKIVSRCIDAIASKACTEQIASSFSRLEYSSSGRLHMNRQAKCDGDWWIEDLSVLRIDLYQRVMTAMKCRGVRPESIGASLVNYAQKELTKKSSLWNPSSQTKVDLISTGHERLVVETIVNLLPVEKLTVPISFLFGLLRSAVMLDCTIACRLDLERRIGSQLDIATIDDLLIPSFRHAGDTLFDVDTVHRILVNFSQQDDSEDDMEDASVFESDSPHSPSQTALFKVVKLMDNYLAEIAPDANLKLSKFMVIAETLPEHARTIHDGLYRAIDIYLKAHQGLPDSDRKKLCKLIDFQKLSQEAGAHAAQNERLPLQAIVQVLYFEQIRLRNALCCSYGDEDHKPMPQSWRISSGALSAAMSPRDNYASLRRENRELKLELARLRMRLNDLEKEHVCMKRDMQKSHSRKFVSSFSKKIGKLSFFGHSSSRGSSSPSKHSHITDSRVNERTCASTE, via the exons ATGAACAACTTCACCATTCACCAACAGCTACACCTCCATCTCCAACTGTGTCTCCTTCCTCCTTTTTTTCATTCTCTCTTTCTTCACTCTTTGGTTTATTCTCTCTTTCCCTCTCTCTCCATGGACAAGCTTCATCACCACCAGCAACTACAGCAGCAGCAACTCTCCTTGGCTAAGTGTTCCAGGCAGAGATGCAATGAATG GATTTTTCGGGATGTTCCTAGTGATATCACAATAGAAGTGAGTGGAGGGACATTTGCGTTACACAAG TTCCCTCTTGTCTCTCGCAGCGGACGAATCCGAAAGTTGGTTGCAGAACATAGGGATGCTGATATATCAAGGGTGGAGCTTCTTAATCTACCAGGAGGAGCAGAGTCATTTGAGTTGGCTGCAAAATTCTGTTATGGCATTAACTTCGAAATTACATCTGCAAATGTTGCTCAGTTGTGCTGTGTTTCTGATTACCTTGAAATGACAGAAGAGTTTTCAAAAGACAATCTTGGTTCTCGTGCTGAAGAATATCTAGAGAGTGTTGTTTGCAAGAACCTTGAAATGTGCGTTGAAGTTTTGCAACAATGTGAGAACCTTCTTCCTCTTGCTGATGACCTGAAAATAGTTAGCCGTTGCATAGATGCAATAGCTTCAAAGGCTTGTACTGAGCAAATTGCCTCAAGCTTCTCACGATTGGAGTATAGCAGTTCAGGGAGACTTCACATGAACAGACAAGCCAAATGTGATGGGGACTGGTGGATAGAAGATCTCTCTGTTctccggattgacctgtaccaaaGAGTCATGACAGCTATGAAGTGTCGTGGGGTTCGTCCTGAAAGTATTGGAGCATCGCTTGTGAACTATGCTCAGAAGGAATTGACAAAGAAATCCAGTTTATGGAATCCTTCTAGCCAGACAAAAGTTGATCTGATTTCAACAGGGCATGAAAGACTTGTGGTTGAGACAATTGTCAACCTTCTGCCAGTTGAGAAACTTACTGTTCCAATCAGTTTTCTTTTTGGTCTTTTGCGAAGTGCTGTGATGCTTGATTGCACGATTGCTTGTAGACTTGATCTAGAGAGGCGAATTGGTTCCCAGTTGGATATTGCAACTATTGATGATCTTCTGATTCCTTCCTTCCGGCATGCAGGTGATACTTTATTTGATGTTGACACAGTTCATAGGATCTTGGTAAACTTCTCACAGCAAGATGACAGTGAAGATGATATGGAAGATGCTTCTGTTTTTGAATCTGACAGTCCTCATTCACCGTCTCAAACCGCATTGTTCAAGGTGGTAAAATTAATGGACAATTACCTCGCTGAAATTGCTCCTGATGCAAACCTCAAGCTTTCCAAGTTCATGGTCATTGCAGAAACTTTACCAGAACATGCGCGAACCATACATGATGGATTATATCGAGCAATTGATATTTACCTTAAA GCTCATCAGGGTTTACCAGATTCTGACAGGAAGAAGCTCTGCAAACTGATTGATTTCCAAAAGCTATCACAAGAAGCGGGTGCACATGCTGCACAAAATGAACGCCTGCCCCTCCAAGCTATCGTTCAAGTGCTCTATTTTGAGCAAATAAGACTCAGAAATGCATTGTGCTGCTCTTATGGTGATGAAGACCACAAACCAATGCCTCAATCATGGAGGATCAGCAGTGGTGCACTCAGTGCAGCAATGTCTCCACGAGACAACTATGCATCACTGAGGCGAGAAAATCGAGAGTTGAAACTTGAGTTAGCTCGGTTGCGGATGAGATTAAATGATCTAGAGAAAGAACATGtttgtatgaagagagatatgcaAAAGTCTCATTCTCGAAAATTTGTGAGTTCTTTCTCAAAGAAAATTGGTAAGCTGAGCTTCTTTGGGCATAGTTCTTCTAGGGGATCAAGTTCTCCCTCAAAGCATTCTCATATAACTGATTCTAGAGTGAACGAAAGAACATGTGCCAGCACTGAATAG
- the LOC110643037 gene encoding BTB/POZ domain-containing protein At5g48800 isoform X2: MSPVLHISLSTFWIFRDVPSDITIEVSGGTFALHKFPLVSRSGRIRKLVAEHRDADISRVELLNLPGGAESFELAAKFCYGINFEITSANVAQLCCVSDYLEMTEEFSKDNLGSRAEEYLESVVCKNLEMCVEVLQQCENLLPLADDLKIVSRCIDAIASKACTEQIASSFSRLEYSSSGRLHMNRQAKCDGDWWIEDLSVLRIDLYQRVMTAMKCRGVRPESIGASLVNYAQKELTKKSSLWNPSSQTKVDLISTGHERLVVETIVNLLPVEKLTVPISFLFGLLRSAVMLDCTIACRLDLERRIGSQLDIATIDDLLIPSFRHAGDTLFDVDTVHRILVNFSQQDDSEDDMEDASVFESDSPHSPSQTALFKVVKLMDNYLAEIAPDANLKLSKFMVIAETLPEHARTIHDGLYRAIDIYLKAHQGLPDSDRKKLCKLIDFQKLSQEAGAHAAQNERLPLQAIVQVLYFEQIRLRNALCCSYGDEDHKPMPQSWRISSGALSAAMSPRDNYASLRRENRELKLELARLRMRLNDLEKEHVCMKRDMQKSHSRKFVSSFSKKIGKLSFFGHSSSRGSSSPSKHSHITDSRVNERTCASTE, translated from the exons ATG TCACCGGTTCTGCATATTTCTTTGTCTACGTTCTG GATTTTTCGGGATGTTCCTAGTGATATCACAATAGAAGTGAGTGGAGGGACATTTGCGTTACACAAG TTCCCTCTTGTCTCTCGCAGCGGACGAATCCGAAAGTTGGTTGCAGAACATAGGGATGCTGATATATCAAGGGTGGAGCTTCTTAATCTACCAGGAGGAGCAGAGTCATTTGAGTTGGCTGCAAAATTCTGTTATGGCATTAACTTCGAAATTACATCTGCAAATGTTGCTCAGTTGTGCTGTGTTTCTGATTACCTTGAAATGACAGAAGAGTTTTCAAAAGACAATCTTGGTTCTCGTGCTGAAGAATATCTAGAGAGTGTTGTTTGCAAGAACCTTGAAATGTGCGTTGAAGTTTTGCAACAATGTGAGAACCTTCTTCCTCTTGCTGATGACCTGAAAATAGTTAGCCGTTGCATAGATGCAATAGCTTCAAAGGCTTGTACTGAGCAAATTGCCTCAAGCTTCTCACGATTGGAGTATAGCAGTTCAGGGAGACTTCACATGAACAGACAAGCCAAATGTGATGGGGACTGGTGGATAGAAGATCTCTCTGTTctccggattgacctgtaccaaaGAGTCATGACAGCTATGAAGTGTCGTGGGGTTCGTCCTGAAAGTATTGGAGCATCGCTTGTGAACTATGCTCAGAAGGAATTGACAAAGAAATCCAGTTTATGGAATCCTTCTAGCCAGACAAAAGTTGATCTGATTTCAACAGGGCATGAAAGACTTGTGGTTGAGACAATTGTCAACCTTCTGCCAGTTGAGAAACTTACTGTTCCAATCAGTTTTCTTTTTGGTCTTTTGCGAAGTGCTGTGATGCTTGATTGCACGATTGCTTGTAGACTTGATCTAGAGAGGCGAATTGGTTCCCAGTTGGATATTGCAACTATTGATGATCTTCTGATTCCTTCCTTCCGGCATGCAGGTGATACTTTATTTGATGTTGACACAGTTCATAGGATCTTGGTAAACTTCTCACAGCAAGATGACAGTGAAGATGATATGGAAGATGCTTCTGTTTTTGAATCTGACAGTCCTCATTCACCGTCTCAAACCGCATTGTTCAAGGTGGTAAAATTAATGGACAATTACCTCGCTGAAATTGCTCCTGATGCAAACCTCAAGCTTTCCAAGTTCATGGTCATTGCAGAAACTTTACCAGAACATGCGCGAACCATACATGATGGATTATATCGAGCAATTGATATTTACCTTAAA GCTCATCAGGGTTTACCAGATTCTGACAGGAAGAAGCTCTGCAAACTGATTGATTTCCAAAAGCTATCACAAGAAGCGGGTGCACATGCTGCACAAAATGAACGCCTGCCCCTCCAAGCTATCGTTCAAGTGCTCTATTTTGAGCAAATAAGACTCAGAAATGCATTGTGCTGCTCTTATGGTGATGAAGACCACAAACCAATGCCTCAATCATGGAGGATCAGCAGTGGTGCACTCAGTGCAGCAATGTCTCCACGAGACAACTATGCATCACTGAGGCGAGAAAATCGAGAGTTGAAACTTGAGTTAGCTCGGTTGCGGATGAGATTAAATGATCTAGAGAAAGAACATGtttgtatgaagagagatatgcaAAAGTCTCATTCTCGAAAATTTGTGAGTTCTTTCTCAAAGAAAATTGGTAAGCTGAGCTTCTTTGGGCATAGTTCTTCTAGGGGATCAAGTTCTCCCTCAAAGCATTCTCATATAACTGATTCTAGAGTGAACGAAAGAACATGTGCCAGCACTGAATAG
- the LOC110643037 gene encoding BTB/POZ domain-containing protein At5g48800 isoform X3: protein MIFRDVPSDITIEVSGGTFALHKFPLVSRSGRIRKLVAEHRDADISRVELLNLPGGAESFELAAKFCYGINFEITSANVAQLCCVSDYLEMTEEFSKDNLGSRAEEYLESVVCKNLEMCVEVLQQCENLLPLADDLKIVSRCIDAIASKACTEQIASSFSRLEYSSSGRLHMNRQAKCDGDWWIEDLSVLRIDLYQRVMTAMKCRGVRPESIGASLVNYAQKELTKKSSLWNPSSQTKVDLISTGHERLVVETIVNLLPVEKLTVPISFLFGLLRSAVMLDCTIACRLDLERRIGSQLDIATIDDLLIPSFRHAGDTLFDVDTVHRILVNFSQQDDSEDDMEDASVFESDSPHSPSQTALFKVVKLMDNYLAEIAPDANLKLSKFMVIAETLPEHARTIHDGLYRAIDIYLKAHQGLPDSDRKKLCKLIDFQKLSQEAGAHAAQNERLPLQAIVQVLYFEQIRLRNALCCSYGDEDHKPMPQSWRISSGALSAAMSPRDNYASLRRENRELKLELARLRMRLNDLEKEHVCMKRDMQKSHSRKFVSSFSKKIGKLSFFGHSSSRGSSSPSKHSHITDSRVNERTCASTE from the exons AT GATTTTTCGGGATGTTCCTAGTGATATCACAATAGAAGTGAGTGGAGGGACATTTGCGTTACACAAG TTCCCTCTTGTCTCTCGCAGCGGACGAATCCGAAAGTTGGTTGCAGAACATAGGGATGCTGATATATCAAGGGTGGAGCTTCTTAATCTACCAGGAGGAGCAGAGTCATTTGAGTTGGCTGCAAAATTCTGTTATGGCATTAACTTCGAAATTACATCTGCAAATGTTGCTCAGTTGTGCTGTGTTTCTGATTACCTTGAAATGACAGAAGAGTTTTCAAAAGACAATCTTGGTTCTCGTGCTGAAGAATATCTAGAGAGTGTTGTTTGCAAGAACCTTGAAATGTGCGTTGAAGTTTTGCAACAATGTGAGAACCTTCTTCCTCTTGCTGATGACCTGAAAATAGTTAGCCGTTGCATAGATGCAATAGCTTCAAAGGCTTGTACTGAGCAAATTGCCTCAAGCTTCTCACGATTGGAGTATAGCAGTTCAGGGAGACTTCACATGAACAGACAAGCCAAATGTGATGGGGACTGGTGGATAGAAGATCTCTCTGTTctccggattgacctgtaccaaaGAGTCATGACAGCTATGAAGTGTCGTGGGGTTCGTCCTGAAAGTATTGGAGCATCGCTTGTGAACTATGCTCAGAAGGAATTGACAAAGAAATCCAGTTTATGGAATCCTTCTAGCCAGACAAAAGTTGATCTGATTTCAACAGGGCATGAAAGACTTGTGGTTGAGACAATTGTCAACCTTCTGCCAGTTGAGAAACTTACTGTTCCAATCAGTTTTCTTTTTGGTCTTTTGCGAAGTGCTGTGATGCTTGATTGCACGATTGCTTGTAGACTTGATCTAGAGAGGCGAATTGGTTCCCAGTTGGATATTGCAACTATTGATGATCTTCTGATTCCTTCCTTCCGGCATGCAGGTGATACTTTATTTGATGTTGACACAGTTCATAGGATCTTGGTAAACTTCTCACAGCAAGATGACAGTGAAGATGATATGGAAGATGCTTCTGTTTTTGAATCTGACAGTCCTCATTCACCGTCTCAAACCGCATTGTTCAAGGTGGTAAAATTAATGGACAATTACCTCGCTGAAATTGCTCCTGATGCAAACCTCAAGCTTTCCAAGTTCATGGTCATTGCAGAAACTTTACCAGAACATGCGCGAACCATACATGATGGATTATATCGAGCAATTGATATTTACCTTAAA GCTCATCAGGGTTTACCAGATTCTGACAGGAAGAAGCTCTGCAAACTGATTGATTTCCAAAAGCTATCACAAGAAGCGGGTGCACATGCTGCACAAAATGAACGCCTGCCCCTCCAAGCTATCGTTCAAGTGCTCTATTTTGAGCAAATAAGACTCAGAAATGCATTGTGCTGCTCTTATGGTGATGAAGACCACAAACCAATGCCTCAATCATGGAGGATCAGCAGTGGTGCACTCAGTGCAGCAATGTCTCCACGAGACAACTATGCATCACTGAGGCGAGAAAATCGAGAGTTGAAACTTGAGTTAGCTCGGTTGCGGATGAGATTAAATGATCTAGAGAAAGAACATGtttgtatgaagagagatatgcaAAAGTCTCATTCTCGAAAATTTGTGAGTTCTTTCTCAAAGAAAATTGGTAAGCTGAGCTTCTTTGGGCATAGTTCTTCTAGGGGATCAAGTTCTCCCTCAAAGCATTCTCATATAACTGATTCTAGAGTGAACGAAAGAACATGTGCCAGCACTGAATAG